In the genome of Candidatus Methylomirabilota bacterium, one region contains:
- a CDS encoding DinB family protein, with amino-acid sequence MDRALTVASLRATPALVRGLCADCPPGEEWTPPKPGEWSIAEVVRHLVEAERDTFLPRLRRMVAEVRPAFETRRPATGDRADLDTLLAALEGARRQSVAILAALDPAGWLREGVSPSRGPLTIEAYAGTMADHDTEHLGQIHDVRTGLGLRPKRCEARVALDVGDVVQELRTTPARIAAVTHGLSVQALKRRGREGEWSIKEVMAHLLHVERELFLPRLRRLAEEERPQFPSFSPEAWAASRDHRQGRFEADLEAFAAARRETISFLDSLPAAAFGRIGFSAYFGPVTIAQYATHVADHDLEHLAQMEACKAP; translated from the coding sequence GTGGATCGCGCCCTGACCGTCGCGAGCCTTCGCGCCACCCCGGCGCTCGTCCGGGGTCTCTGCGCCGACTGCCCGCCGGGGGAGGAGTGGACGCCGCCCAAGCCCGGCGAGTGGTCGATCGCGGAGGTCGTCCGGCACCTGGTCGAAGCCGAGCGCGACACCTTCCTGCCCCGACTGCGCCGCATGGTCGCCGAGGTGCGGCCCGCTTTCGAAACCAGACGTCCCGCCACGGGCGACCGGGCCGACCTCGACACGCTGCTCGCCGCCCTGGAGGGCGCACGCCGCCAGAGCGTGGCCATCCTCGCCGCGCTCGACCCCGCCGGCTGGCTCCGCGAGGGCGTGAGCCCGAGCCGCGGTCCCCTGACCATCGAGGCCTACGCGGGCACCATGGCCGACCACGACACCGAGCACCTCGGCCAGATCCACGACGTGCGCACCGGGCTCGGGCTCCGGCCCAAGCGCTGCGAGGCGCGGGTGGCCCTGGACGTCGGCGACGTCGTCCAGGAATTGCGCACGACCCCGGCGCGCATCGCCGCCGTCACCCACGGTCTGAGCGTCCAGGCGCTCAAGCGTCGGGGGCGGGAAGGCGAGTGGTCGATCAAGGAGGTGATGGCTCATCTCCTCCACGTGGAGCGGGAGCTGTTCCTGCCCCGGCTCCGGCGCCTCGCCGAGGAGGAGCGTCCCCAGTTCCCCTCGTTCAGCCCGGAGGCGTGGGCCGCGTCGCGCGATCACCGCCAGGGGCGCTTCGAGGCCGATCTGGAAGCGTTCGCGGCGGCCCGCCGCGAGACGATCTCCTTCCTAGATTCGCTGCCGGCCGCCGCCTTCGGGCGGATCGGGTTCTCGGCGTACTTCGGTCCGGTGACGATCGCCCAGTACGCCACCCACGTCGCGGATCACGATCTGGAGCACCTGGCCCAGATGGAGGCCTGCAAAGCGCCGTGA
- a CDS encoding enoyl-CoA hydratase/isomerase family protein, which translates to MSAPASGHLLLERDGRVATLTFNRPQARNAMTFEMYEELHDICERLDKDQAIRVLVLRGAGDKAFVSGTDIRQFLTFKTREDALEYEGRITRVLGRLHGMTKPTIAMVQGDAVGGGLFMSLACDLRLAAEHARFGAPVARTLGNCTAPLAFSLLAATIGPVRARNLLLTARLADAAEAKAIGLVDEVHPAAALPARVRELAVHLAELAPLTLAAVKEATRRVTASASLRDAEDIILSCYLSQDFQEGVRAFLAKRKPDWQGR; encoded by the coding sequence GTGAGCGCGCCGGCCAGCGGTCACCTGCTCCTCGAGCGGGACGGGCGCGTGGCCACCCTCACCTTCAACCGTCCCCAGGCCCGCAACGCCATGACCTTCGAGATGTACGAGGAGCTCCACGACATCTGCGAGCGCCTGGACAAGGACCAGGCCATCCGCGTGCTGGTTCTCAGAGGCGCCGGCGACAAGGCCTTCGTCAGCGGGACCGACATCCGTCAGTTCCTCACCTTCAAGACGCGGGAGGACGCGCTCGAGTACGAGGGGCGCATCACTCGCGTGCTGGGTCGCCTGCACGGCATGACCAAGCCCACGATCGCGATGGTGCAGGGCGACGCCGTAGGCGGCGGGCTCTTCATGTCGCTGGCCTGCGATCTCCGGCTGGCCGCCGAGCACGCGCGCTTCGGCGCTCCGGTGGCCCGCACGCTGGGCAACTGCACCGCGCCGCTGGCCTTCTCGCTGCTGGCCGCGACGATCGGGCCGGTCCGCGCCCGCAACCTCCTGCTGACCGCGCGGCTGGCCGACGCGGCCGAGGCCAAGGCGATCGGGCTGGTCGACGAGGTCCACCCGGCCGCGGCGCTCCCGGCGCGGGTGCGGGAGCTGGCCGTGCACCTGGCGGAGCTGGCGCCGCTCACGCTGGCCGCCGTCAAGGAGGCCACGCGCCGGGTGACGGCGTCGGCCTCCCTGCGAGATGCCGAGGACATCATTCTCTCCTGCTACCTCAGCCAGGATTTCCAGGAGGGCGTCCGCGCCTTTCTCGCCAAGCGCAAGCCCGACTGGCAAGGCCGCTGA